The following proteins are encoded in a genomic region of Anabas testudineus chromosome 13, fAnaTes1.2, whole genome shotgun sequence:
- the tmem160 gene encoding transmembrane protein 160: MAFLSLFIRRQLPPAVSHFARLVKLVRPPGAGAPLRRLHGSSRLRQGEKGPWGKSRAPEPQQQQQQQHYQLTDLDKADALMLRKSHETGFLSWFRNGLLATGIGVIAFVQSEVGREAGYAFFILGGACVSFGGASYIGSLFALRRMMLLSVPALLLQGAVVGSVALFWLCAVSLYIGRLEVEIIHEEEEGEDEEECRECRERRELRGYRGSHDSEDSDGKGSNK; this comes from the exons ATGGCTTTCCTGAGTCTGTTCATCAGGAGGCAGTTGCCGCCGGCCGTGTCCCACTTCGCCCGGCTAGTGAAGCTAGTCCGGCCTCCCGGCGCCGGAGCCCCGCTGAGGAGGCTGCATGGCTCGTCCCGGCTGCGGCAAGGAGAGAAGGGGCCGTGGGGGAAGAGCCGGGCGCCGgagccgcagcagcagcagcagcagcagcactaccAGCTCACAGACCTCGACAAAGCGGACGCTTTG ATGCTCAGGAAGTCCCACGAAACGG GATTCCTCTCATGGTTCAGGAACGGTCTGTTGGCGACTGGGATCGGAGTCATCGCGTTTGTCCAGAGTGAAGTGGGACGAGAAGCGGGATATG ctttCTTTATCCTGGgaggtgcatgtgtgtcattTGGCGGCGCCTCGTACATTGGCAGCCTTTTTGCCCTGCGGAGGATGATGCTGCTGTCCGTGCCAGCGTTGCTGCTCCAAGGAGCCGTGGTGGGAAGCGTCGCCCTCTTCTGGCTCTGCGCAGTATCTCTCTACATCGGCCGCCTGGAGGTGGAAATCATccacgaggaggaggagggagaggatgaggaagagtGCCGGGAGTGCCGCGAGAGACGCGAGCTCCGGGGTTACCGCGGCTCCCATGACAGCGAGGACAGTGACGGCAAAGGGTCAAACAAGTAG